A region of Curvibacter sp. AEP1-3 DNA encodes the following proteins:
- a CDS encoding acyltransferase family protein yields MTAVRLPARHQFRLIDILKVVAAQCIVLHHFSAYGPLSEAASDALPDVMAWLYDNARMAVQVFLVVAGYLAARSFALTKRPATAMLMGLWQRYVRLAFPFIAALLLTVLCSALARPFLDTAVVPAAPTFTQFLAHASLLHSVLDVESLSAGVWYVAIDFQLYAALALLLWVSRGKRWLSMGLVALLCIASVTWFNTDASWDAWALYFFGAYGLGALAWWAGLRARHGLYAIVLYATALSAGLASLTVNFRERMALAISVSAVLASFGSWQLRLPRWLDYLVGQLSRTSYALFLVHYSVLLLANAAWAELGWEDGDAALFFIAGSWFVALGVSYLFHTQVEQRIEQWRSAPKPVLQGPTARP; encoded by the coding sequence ATGACCGCCGTTCGCCTGCCCGCCCGCCACCAGTTCCGCCTGATCGATATCCTCAAAGTCGTTGCAGCCCAGTGCATCGTGCTGCATCACTTTTCCGCCTACGGGCCTTTGTCTGAAGCCGCGTCGGACGCCCTGCCCGATGTGATGGCCTGGCTCTATGACAACGCCCGCATGGCCGTGCAAGTCTTTCTAGTGGTGGCCGGTTACCTTGCCGCCCGCAGCTTCGCCCTGACCAAACGCCCCGCCACCGCCATGCTGATGGGCCTGTGGCAGCGCTACGTGCGGCTGGCGTTCCCCTTTATTGCAGCATTGCTGCTCACTGTGCTGTGCTCGGCGCTGGCACGTCCATTTCTGGACACGGCAGTGGTACCCGCCGCGCCTACTTTCACCCAGTTTTTGGCCCACGCCAGCTTGCTGCACAGCGTGCTGGATGTGGAGTCGCTCTCGGCGGGCGTGTGGTACGTGGCCATTGACTTCCAGCTGTACGCGGCTCTGGCATTGCTGCTCTGGGTGAGCCGGGGCAAACGCTGGCTCAGCATGGGCTTGGTGGCACTGCTGTGTATCGCCTCGGTAACCTGGTTCAACACCGATGCCAGCTGGGATGCGTGGGCCTTGTACTTCTTCGGTGCTTATGGCCTGGGTGCCTTGGCCTGGTGGGCCGGGCTGCGGGCTCGCCACGGGCTCTATGCCATCGTGCTGTATGCCACTGCCTTGAGCGCGGGCCTTGCATCGCTCACCGTGAACTTCCGCGAGCGCATGGCCCTGGCCATCAGCGTGTCAGCCGTGCTGGCCAGCTTCGGCAGTTGGCAGCTACGGCTGCCCCGGTGGCTGGACTACTTAGTGGGTCAACTCAGCCGCACTTCGTATGCACTCTTTCTGGTGCACTACTCGGTGTTGCTGTTGGCCAATGCCGCTTGGGCCGAGTTGGGCTGGGAAGACGGCGATGCCGCCCTGTTCTTCATCGCCGGCAGCTGGTTTGTGGCGCTGGGCGTGAGCTACCTGTTTCACACCCAGGTGGAGCAGCGCATCGAGCAGTGGCGCAGCGCGCCCAAGCCCGTGCTGCAAGGCCCCACGGCCCGCCCCTAA